Sequence from the Microcoleus sp. FACHB-831 genome:
TATATGTCCTGCGGGAATAGGCTTAGATTTAGCGACAAAATAATCGTAAAGCTCCTCAGATGAAAGAAACCAAATTTTACGGTTAAGTAAACTACCTACAAATAATTCAAAATCTTGTCTGGTATAATTCATTTGTTTAAATGAAGATCCCAGAAAAGGACGATCGTTTTTATTTTGAATATTGATGATGGCGTGAAACCCAAAAATACTAACTCTGGGTGCATTAATATAGAAAATTAGAAAGGTAGTAAGTAGACCTATTATAAAAGCGAGCGCAAGTCTTACATATAAATTTTCAAATAAAAGCTTGATGGACTTCATGCAGCAAATCTCTTAAATTGCAGTTGTAGCGACGTTGATTTTGTATAAATATCCGAATCTAGTTTAGGCTGAATTAGTCAATTCTTTCTGGGCAGCTTGGGTAATCTGTTTAATTGCTTCTAACTCAGGCAACGGCGTTTGACTATCCATACTAAGCCAGAGTAGATACTCGATATTACCAGCAGGGCCAGTCAGCGGCGATGGGGTTAAGCCACGATACTGCCATCCCAACGCTTGGGCGGCTTGCAAAACTTGGAAAATAGCGCCAGCTTGGTCGTTAGTATCGCGCACGACTCCTTTCTTGCCAACACGCGATCGCCCCACTTCAAACTGCGGCTTCACCAGCAAAACCACTTCGCGGCGAGGCTGAAGTAACTGCCAAAGCGCAGGTAAAACTTTGTCAAGAGAAATAAACGATACATCCACTACGCCTAAATCAGGATAGTCGCCCGCTGTCTCCCTACCTTCGTTGGGTGGGTTTATGGCAGGATCTGCGCCATACAACTCAGCGGGGGTGAGATGGCGCAAATTGGTGCGTTCTCTCAAAATCACCCTTGGATCGTTACGCAGACCCCAATCAACTTGTCCATAGCCGACATCAATCCCGTACACAAGTTTTGCCCCAGCTTGCAGCAGACAGTCGGTGAAACCGCCTGTTGAGATGCCGCCATCGAGGCAAATTCGACCAGCCACAGAAATTTGGAACACTTCTATAGCTTTCGCGAGTTTTTCGCCTCCTCTGGAAACAAAACGCGATCGCTCTTTAATTTTTATTTGTGCCGCTGTGTCAACCTCGGTTCCAGGCTTGTCAATTACCTGCTGATTCACCATAACTTGTCCCGCCTGAATCAAC
This genomic interval carries:
- a CDS encoding TlyA family RNA methyltransferase, which codes for MAKQRLDTLLVDLDLCPSRQQAQRLIQAGQVMVNQQVIDKPGTEVDTAAQIKIKERSRFVSRGGEKLAKAIEVFQISVAGRICLDGGISTGGFTDCLLQAGAKLVYGIDVGYGQVDWGLRNDPRVILRERTNLRHLTPAELYGADPAINPPNEGRETAGDYPDLGVVDVSFISLDKVLPALWQLLQPRREVVLLVKPQFEVGRSRVGKKGVVRDTNDQAGAIFQVLQAAQALGWQYRGLTPSPLTGPAGNIEYLLWLSMDSQTPLPELEAIKQITQAAQKELTNSA